One Deinococcus cellulosilyticus NBRC 106333 = KACC 11606 genomic window carries:
- a CDS encoding acyl-ACP desaturase encodes MASIVPPNMLSNVPRTPAGLLSNREKDTLIERAFTGLYRWYTARSQETRNWNADLSFDWRKLRTDLPEEVITVVQGFFAVEQYAPDYTSELLNLVRASHGRSHFQMRWGSEEEKHADAWENAVLFSRQRTPEWIREYKERLKSKQWELPFPDAIHNLVYTVFQERATQLNYLNLMKIAQGKSEKPHLQGVQDPVLAQVAQTIAIDEAAHYNFFLEGVRLYLYYYPQKTLEAIKNVIGQFSMPAQQLVPDWDHFFETVYKAGIYGPRDFSRDVMQVAFRNLGIESRKKLEDGIKKTREVPDFEGEQARTTIIWDTFDYGAIEGDVKRLHVKIQDYEKKIGLDELDPTEFVENPEVPRKE; translated from the coding sequence ATGGCTTCAATTGTTCCACCCAACATGCTTTCCAATGTCCCCCGCACCCCCGCAGGACTGCTGTCCAACCGCGAAAAAGACACCCTGATCGAACGGGCCTTCACCGGACTGTACCGCTGGTACACCGCCCGCAGTCAGGAAACCCGCAACTGGAACGCTGACCTCAGCTTCGACTGGCGAAAACTCCGCACCGACCTCCCTGAAGAGGTCATCACCGTGGTGCAGGGCTTCTTTGCCGTCGAGCAGTACGCCCCCGATTACACCAGTGAACTCCTCAACCTGGTCCGCGCTTCCCACGGACGCAGCCACTTCCAGATGCGCTGGGGCAGCGAAGAAGAGAAACACGCAGACGCCTGGGAAAATGCTGTGCTGTTCTCCAGGCAGCGCACCCCCGAGTGGATTCGGGAATACAAGGAACGCCTGAAAAGCAAACAATGGGAACTGCCTTTCCCCGATGCCATTCACAACCTGGTGTACACGGTGTTTCAGGAACGGGCCACCCAGCTGAATTACCTCAACCTGATGAAAATCGCCCAGGGGAAAAGCGAAAAACCTCACCTGCAGGGCGTTCAGGACCCGGTGCTCGCCCAGGTGGCCCAGACCATCGCCATTGATGAGGCCGCACACTACAACTTCTTCCTGGAAGGGGTCCGGCTTTACCTGTACTACTACCCCCAGAAGACCCTGGAAGCCATCAAGAACGTGATTGGGCAATTCAGCATGCCCGCCCAGCAACTGGTGCCCGACTGGGATCACTTCTTTGAAACGGTTTACAAAGCAGGGATTTACGGCCCCAGAGATTTCTCAAGAGATGTGATGCAGGTGGCATTCCGCAATCTGGGCATCGAGAGCCGCAAAAAACTGGAAGATGGCATCAAGAAAACCCGCGAGGTGCCTGACTTCGAAGGGGAACAGGCCCGCACCACCATCATCTGGGACACCTTCGACTACGGGGCCATCGAAGGGGATGTGAAGCGCCTGCACGTCAAGATTCAGGATTACGAAAAGAAAATCGGTCTGGATGAACTCGATCCCACCGAATTCGTGGAAAATCCCGAAGTGCCCCGCAAAGAATAA
- a CDS encoding response regulator: MPQPHPHVLIVEDEKPVRNMLRRFLTLNEYEVHAAADFTEALATLLDHSHFDVILLDFNFPGGSGLDLLPFIQKHSPNTPVIMVSAEHDPALIQSTLDHGASEFIQKPFNLDQLLHCMEHHLHQAS, encoded by the coding sequence ATGCCACAACCCCATCCACACGTTCTGATCGTTGAAGACGAGAAGCCCGTCAGGAACATGCTGCGCCGCTTCCTGACCCTGAATGAATACGAAGTTCACGCTGCTGCGGACTTCACCGAAGCCCTCGCAACCCTGCTGGACCACAGCCATTTTGATGTGATCCTGCTGGATTTCAATTTTCCGGGTGGAAGTGGCCTCGATCTCTTGCCCTTCATCCAGAAGCACTCTCCGAACACCCCGGTGATCATGGTGTCTGCAGAACATGATCCAGCGTTGATCCAGTCCACCCTGGACCACGGGGCCAGTGAATTCATCCAGAAACCCTTCAACCTGGACCAGTTGCTTCACTGCATGGAACACCATCTGCATCAGGCATCTTGA